The nucleotide window AGTAATAAGTAATGAACTGAGATGGAAGTACGTAATATAGAAGATGGAGTACCATATCCCTCCCATCATGCTTATACTGGACATGGCATGCAGCTAATGCAACAAAGGGTTGCAGACACGTTCATGCTATTGAGTTTTGCGGGGCGTATCCAGCAGATCCAACCGCCTTTGCCGTCTGTATCTCAGATCTAAGGATCGTCATGTCACATCATTATTTCATTTTTGCCTCCTTGTGGTACTCACAAAAATGTTCAGCACTACCCCGGCAACAAGAAGACGAAAGAGAGCATAAACTGCAATTCCTGGTCCCTTTTACTTGTGCTAATATTTTGAAGCTTTTTGCATCGCTTGTGCCAAACGTTCGCCGGTGCCCGGCGGCATACTTATGTCCCGCTCTCGGTTTATTTCAAGTCCCCGGAGTCTCCCCCTACTCTCATACGACACCACATAGGTGTGCTCACAAATAGCAAACCACCATCTAAAGATCGCTCAGTATCCATAGCAAACCCTTCATCAACATAATAACCTACAACAAATCACTTCTTTCTGCAAAGTGCCGAGATCTGGGCTCCTACTCCACGATTGGTAGTTTCAAGTGGTCTGCCATTCCTTAGTGGTTTGATGCTTGAGGTCAGGGATAATAACAAACATCGGCTGGAACGTTATGCTTTGGACATCATGACTTTCCACAACAGAACGAAAATAAGCAAGTCGGCAAGACGCAAGTTACGTGCTAAAAGCTTCAGGTCCCAGCGATCAACGATAAATGGTAGATTTACGTATGGATAACAAGTGGAGGGATGTCCCTGTGCATTATCTTGTGCTTTTTAGAAAGGAAATCCTAATCCATCGATATCAGTAGTAATTAGAGCTACTGACTCGAAGCAAATGACATTCGAATTTGGCCATTACTACTGGTAGACTGTTATAAGCTCCCGGGGAAACGGTCCTCTCTCTAATAAAAAATCCCTCTCCCCCTGTATTTCTTGTAACATGAGGTAGAGCAGGACAGTCTGACCTCATAGACGGATTCAGTTGGACGAGATTACGGATAAACTTCATCCCAACGTTGCCGGTAGGCAGTTGAGTTTTTCGGAAGTTCTTTAAAATCCGAAAGAGTGAAGTTCTGATGAAAGATCTAACCAATCCTCACAAGATGTGAGGCAGTCGACGATTACTATGAACAGGATGTAGGCTATGACAACTGCTGCTGCCTGCGGGTATAATTATGATATCGGACTCTGATATAGCAAATTATAAAATGCCAGGGGAGAATAACCGGGCGCTTATTACAAGCAGTCAGCTCATAATACGCGGCGATTTTCGGAGTGTATTTGCCATGCTCAATCCAGTCCTTATTTCAGTTGGTTTGCATGATCATTCAACATCCAAGTCATTTGATCATCCCTCTCAAACAAAGTGTCTCGTCATCTCTGACGCTTTGTTTTCCTCATACCACATCATCAGTCATGGCCGCATAGGCTTCAACCACTTGTCAGCCTTCTCAAACTGCTCAATAACGTCCCTCCCGACGACAGTCTGAGCCAGCTTGGGATTGGGCCCTTGCTCCTCGGCCAAACAGCGGATAGCTACCATTACCTATAGTAATCCATGTTAGCGTTGTGCCCCGCAATCGATGTATCACCGAATGGAAGGAAAAAGTAACTGACCGCATCCCAGAACCTGAAGCCACGTTCAAGTTCTTGTACGGGACCTTTGACGCTCGAAAAATTCTCTTCAATAAACAAAATAGCCTGACGTTTAGCTGTTTCAGCTCTTTCGGTCCCTATCATCTCCTCCGTGATAGGTTCAAGCTGGTTGTGGTAAGATGTGGCGTCGAGGTAACTCTTGGCAAGGATACCAAAACCAGTATTCACGTCGGTTTGGAATGGCAAACCTGTATGTCAGTAAAACATTGACTAGGATTGTACTTACTGAGCATGATATCGCTGTAGTCATCTCGGTTGCGCCTGCCATCGCCGGAGAGCAACAAATGTACACTGACAGCTTCAAACAGCTGACGGAGAGATTTTGAAAGGCCGCGAACAAATGCGTTGAAGGCCAAGAGTTCTTGAGACAAAGGACCCACCCATTGTTGATTCTGTACTGGTCAGTAATATTCGAGTTGACATAAACCCACCCTTGACACTAAGGGCAAAACGCTGATGCACCGCATGATGAGTCTGACGCTGCTCTGCTCGTCTTCATCGCCAAAGCTGGGTCCGCCAAGAAGAGGCGCCGCCTCCGGTCCACCCCACTTTCCGCCATGCAAGACGCCAGCACGTAAAAGCTCAAGGATAAGATAGATAGGTTCCTGGAAACGGTCGTTGACACGTGAGACAGTGTAAGCAGCATACAAAGCTTTTCCAATGAGGGAATGAGCGTGGTTTTGTTGAACAAAACTATGATATTAGCGTCACCCTATGGGCATACACTCACCCTCGCACTTCCAAGAATCTCCAAAGCGAATTAGCTACCACCTCATCCTTCTTATCAAGCACCCGGTCTCCCTTTGGCTTGAAAGTCCGGTGCACAAGCTCTTCGGAAGCTAAAGCGGCAACGCAAAGCTTGAGGTCAATTGTGGAGGACTATGATATATCGTAAGTTTCTGACTCTGTTCGAACGAACTCACGTTTTGCCGTCTAAGCTCCATTTCAAGGTTGGACATAGGGACCATCCAGTCAGAGCATCTTCCAATGAGCGATTGAGTAAGGGCGTCGGTGAATGGGACAAACGCCCCACGGACAGGAGCGTAGGGAGGGTCAAAGTAGTAGTGAACGTTCTGCAGTGAGCACAGGCCGAATTGTGGGCACTTACAATACGTCTCTTGGACCAATCAGGGTGCAGTATATCCGCCAAAAGAGCAATGGTCGTGCATCGTGGCGAAGTCGGACCCTCAGTGATGACATCTTTGATAAATCGGCGATACTCGCCAGTTTCCAAAAGAGGTTGTTGCTCAATAATCATAGCACTTGTCAACCATCCGACGACTTGAGCGGAGACGAGGCCTCGACAAATGTGGAAATAAAGCTCGTCCGGGATTCGGGGAGAGAAAATTTCTTCGAGATCACCAGGAACATCCTGGACAGTGAAAGCTTGCTGTTGAGGGGTGATAACGGTGGGCAGAGGCACGCATGCTCCTTCGGTGGTGAGGACAAGAGAGAATTTGACAGCCAAGCGCGCTTTCCAAAAGGACTCGGTGTAATACTGTGCTTTGTAAGGAGGCTCTTGACGGACGTTTTGGCAGACAGATATACCAGACTTATGATGACGGACGAGATCAGCAATATTCTTGATTGAAAATTCGCtttgaggaagagggatgGTACGAGACAGTGAGGAGCCGGCAAGGATACCAAAATCGAGGAATTGTTCACTTGTCAAATTCAGATCATTGAGAATGCGAACTTTCTCGACAAATTGAAAGTTGTTGCTCCAATCGCTCGACGTGATCACCCTCTCCACTGGCCACATGAGACACTCGCTGGAGGAGTAGATGGCATGGATATATCCTTTGGGGTGTTGCAATAAATAAGCAAGCTTAATGTCAGCCATATTCAATTAGGGGTAAACCTTACCTGTGCAATCCCCAAGTATGGCGCAACTACGTACTCCACGTAACGATGCCTGAATAACCTCATGATGGATCTCAGGAGATCTCTCTGGTCAACAAAGTTGCCATTGTTGAACTGGACGAGCTTATCAACGGCAGCGTACGCTTGCCCTTCATCATAAAGCGCCCAGGCCTCATTCTTAATCTGGTTTTCTCGCTCAGCCTTGATATCGGGACCCTTAGGAGGAGGTCGAGAAGCAAGCGGAAGGCCGGGGAACACGAAGACGGGTTTGATGGCATGGCGCTCGAGAGCACGCAAATCATTCTCGATCTTGGAGATAATGGCAAGAGGGAGACCTCCAGTCGCAGCAACTAAAGGCTCACGGGAGTTGGGGTCGGTCAGGAGGTGGTTGAGATAATGGGTAGCATCAATACCGAGTCTTGTGTTGGCAAGCGTGGAGATTGGACAGCTCTGTACGAGCTTCCTTTCTTTGAGATAGTCTTTGAAATTGATGAATATGATGTAACGACATTATATTTAGCATCTGACTCACTGTCTAAACCTCGGATAGTCATTGCAGACTACTGACTGTGACGGGCGGAGATACAAGTACGACGAGTATTCTCAGGACAGGGAGTTCGCGGAGCAGCCGCAGCGCACGGGGTGCTGCTTTGGGTGGCTGGGAAGGATTGCTGGGTGGCgcaggaaggaaggaaggggGATATGGAGATACTGGAAGAGATGCTTTTCGCTGAGAACTCAAACCAATCGGGCCGTACTGCATTTCACCAACAACGAACACAACCCCTCATCTCTGAACACCCTGAATCACGCGCGTGCAAATCACGTGTGGTGGGGTTCTGTTGTCGAGAGATTGTATTACGTCATCAAAGCTGTTCAAGCTCATATACCATAATAAAATAATGATTGCGGCCCACTTTCGTCTGGGACCATGAGCTTTTGTAGAGTCAAAGACTGCGCGCAACCATTATGATCCAAGGCAGTCATGAATTCATCTGCAAAGAGACGTCTGAGTCCCAGGCTGATCTCTTGACGGCCTACACCCTGTCCATATAGTACATGCATAACTGAGGCTTACCGACCGTGCCTTGTAACATGGCGGTCAGGGAATTCTTATAGAACCGAAAACTAGCGCGTCACATAAGGTCATTCATTTGTGCGCCTATAGTCAGTATCTCCCTTGTACAGTTGCCCGCGCCGACTTCTCATCCACTGAATGTGTTAACGGAGTGTTGAACAACTTCTCCTTAAGGAGCTGGGAGATGATACCGTTTTGGGCTTCCGAAGTTATCCTCGAGCTAGTCGATGACATGAGTAATTTCTTTGTTCATGCAGATTAGACGACTGACCTTTCCTGGGTCACCTTATTCAAGGGCGTTTCCTCCTCGTCAACTCCACTGAACTCCTTTTCACCCTCTTTTGATTTTTTATCGGAGCCCTCAGTTGTTTCCTTGCCCTTCGTGGTAGGTTGCGAAGGCTTCAATTTGAGCTTTGAAGATGATTTCGAGATGGATTGAGATGCAGCACGGAGCTTAGCATTCAAATCCTGCACTTGTGAGGTGGAGTATTCGAGATTCTGGTGGGATGTCTCAGCTCCCAGGTCTCCACAGCGATGATCCAGGTTGAGACAGGCTTACCGACACAAGAGAATTGGAACTAAGAGTAGCCACCCAATACTTGTTCCATAGCAAGTCAAGCATTTTCTCGTCAAGTTTGCTCTTGTAAATCTCAACTTTCAAGGGGTAGTATGCGTTGGCGTGGACACCAAAATCTTCGATCTTATCCATAGGAATTGACTGGTATTGTGAACTGCCAGCCGCAGGCGGTGTGTAACCCTGTATTAGGTAAATATCTTACCTGACGAAGCTCAGTAGGATTGAGACTCACTTCAGGATAAGTCCTAAAAGCTCCGATCTCTACCTTACCAGCAGACACTGTCCTGTTAGGGTCGATCTGCCACGACATTAATACTTGGCCggaagaaaagagatgCGAGGGACATACGACGACCGCAAGGTAAGGGTCGTTGAACTTTTGGTTATTTAACTGAGTGTTGACATCAATTCCTGAAAGCCAACACCCATATCCAGGATGGCTACAACATATCAACCTGGCTGGAACTTGACACCGACTTTGGCGATACTCACGAGTGATACCAGCCTCTCAGAAGCTCCCCTTTCCCAGCTTCGGCATTTGCTGTCTGGAAATTAACCATGTATTCCATCGCCTAGGATAAAGCATCAGTTGATCACGTTGTACGCGCCGAATCCAATCAACACACTTCGTTTCCGGCGTTCACTCGAGTCTCGGTACCCTGTACCGGTAACGCGGCAACGTCCATGATCCAAAAGGTGCCATCTCTCACTTTGCCATACATGACACCCATAATCTCATAGATTCCTCCAGATCGCGCATGGGTGACCTAGCAAATGCGTTCAGTGAATGTTTCAGTTGACTCCGGAGTGTACACACCATCTTTATCAAAGCCACAGCGGATATTTTGACTGTGTGGAAGTAATGCGGACTTGGGAGAGTCAGGAATGGCTAGTAGGTGAATGACTTGGGACATACTCTGTCCTCCAAGGAGCTTCATCGTCTAATAAtttttcatcttctcgTGAGTACTGGAAAATAGCGGCCGAAGGGTCGACAACCTATACTTTGTCAGCCTATTTGACATGACTGCGGAGCTACAAGGATGTACTTGAATATTGTTGTTGATTTCAAACGTCTTTCTAGCTGTGGACGCCATATTTATAACAGTTATAAAAGGGAAGAATCAGCTATCTATATATGACTACTCACTACAGTACCGTCGGGCACATCAATCGGCTGCCAACTCTCGCCTTGCAAGTGCGGTGCGTTGGTGAAGACCTCCACTCGAGTAAATATTACGTAAGATTTAGGTAATGTAATTGAGAATAATGTTACTGAGATGAAGCACCTTTCCCATTACTTCTTCACAACATAGCAAGACATATAGGAAGATCAATCAGACATGGCTTTTTCATCATTTGCTGAAGGAGAATCTGAGCCTTGGGCAGTTCCAGTCGCCTCATCGGTACCCGAGCCCACCGTAGAGTCTGCTCTCGAGAAAGAGAAGGTTATCAAAGACATTTTGTCCTTACGCGACGGGTTGCGAGGGCTGATGGTGAGGCTCTCTgaagtggaggaggaaaatGACAAGCTAGCCAAGGAGAATGAAACTCTTGGTGTCTATGTGGAAAATTTGTACGTAGAAGCTCTTCAAAGTTGAACATTTGTACTGATACACTCTTTCCCTTAATCATATAGGACTCGCAACTCTGTTGTCGCAGCTGGTAACAAGTGATATGCCGTGAAAGTCATATATCACTTCAAACGATTGAGCCTGCCGTCATACTCCTGCAGATCGCTGCGATATAATCCCCCGACGGATTTAGTATAAGCGAACGGCGAGATGCTTCCAGTGCAGCCGTTGTCACACCAAATGGTCGGAGATGACAGATAGGGGCAGTTCGTATCGAGTATCCTAGCCATCCGCCATGAAGGTCATCGTAGAGATGCTTTGCTCGTATTGGGAATTATCCTGAATCCATCGCGGCATGTTTGGATTTAATCTCGTCTTTCCCCATCGACGAAATCTATCAACGTCAGTCATCCTCGCAGATGCAAAGGGTAACCTGTAGGCTCAGCAGAAAACGGAATGCATGAACCATGGACTAACACGTCTGCCACTAAACACTATCGACAAggcaacaacaacagcaTGTATATTCGTTAGTCAAATCTAAGTCGGAATCAGGAAGGAGGACGGAGACATTGATTCGGACATCACCGCTTGAGCCACTTATTACATAAGAGCTTAAGTGCCACAGAGAAAGGGCCAGAAAGTTCGGGTGCAAGCTCCGAAAGTGGCACCCCGCCATAAACAAAGGGGGAGCAAACAAAGGACCATTTCCgaaaaaggaaaatgaCATAACTAATTTGCAATTCGGTGGTGCGATTTGCAATTTCCCTGAAAGGATGCTTGTTTGCCACCGTGATCTCCGAGGACCCACAGGTTATAAAAGCTCCAAATGCTTTCATCCTTTCCCACCCTTTCCgttatcatcatcattcGCCAGattctttttttcccttcAACTAATTCGACCTCGGTCGACATCTTTAACGGATCACCACAGGAATCCAGCCGCACTGTTAACATGCGTTCAACATAAGACGTATTGCGGCCCCATAGAGAGATAGGAGATTTTTGGCACCGACCTCTTGTAAGCTTTCATGACCTACGGTCGATGTTGTCTGCAGAGTGTTGACACCCAGTCTCGCTTCTCTCAAAAATCAGGTGAGGGGTTCTTCAGCTCCCAACACGATCTTGTTGCTGTCATTTGCCTCGATTGTGGAACAGCCGGCCTATCATCGTCAACTTACACATTCTCGCGTTGTTGTTCCGGACATCTCAGATTTTGCCCACTGTTCTTTGCGCCGTCGTGAACTCTTAATTTTTCCTGATCTCCGATCTTAAATTCTGAGGAATCGCCGCGCATTGTTTTTGACAGAACCTGTTGAGTGACATGGCTTCTTGAGCTTCGGTGCATGACGCTGGGACGTTCGAACATTGGTACAAACGACCTGGATTGCCTTCCCCCGCCCCGTGTGCCCTTCGTCGCAACCTCCATTTCAGTCGTCACCTGCGGTGTCGAGGAGTGTTAGCCGTCGTCGAACGCAGCGAGGTCATTCAAGTGGCGTTGGGATACAGGTCACTAACGTTTGTGCAATAACCTCAAAGCGGTACTCACTGTTATGTCGAATGACTAAACGGTTACATTGTATTGCCCTGGCCACGAACCCTAACCCCAGTCTGTGATCCACCTCTCATCACCCAGCCTCAGCAACAGGATGGAATGAGTCTCTTTTTTGAGTTTGGTGGGAAGCGTTGGTTCAAAAGGGTTCGTAAACTTGCCTCAGTCATTTGCGTTGTTATAAGACGTTGACACTGTGtttcctctctctcttaAAACACTTGGTATATTATAAACTTACAACAGTCTTGCCGACCTCGACGGGGACAGCTTGCTGTTGAGCAGAAATTGCCCAGTCGTTCCGTTTTACCCCCTTAAACTGGGGGTAGGCGGAACGGCTGGGCTTTTTTGCGTTTGGTGCGTTCCACTTGTTTTGTCTCGACGTGGCAAATAGATGAGTCATGATCATGCATCTATCTTTCAATCTCACCGTATGTGTCTGTATAAATGTCGTTTGGGCATTCTCTCACCCTTCTTACTCATTTGCGATGTAAGCGGAGACAGAAGAGTACGAGGGAGCCGCGCGGCGTTATCCGTCAAAAGGAAGAAACATCAATCAACGATCCACTCATCCACTCATTTTGCATTGGTTTCCCTTGTTCGAAACATTATCTATCGTGATGATTCTGGAGAGCTTTCTCGTTCTGTTATGTTTATTAATGAATGATTCCTCCCAATAATAAAAGGCTTTGTTCCACTGATTGCCGTTTCATTCTCCTTTACATCTCCAAGCGGCCATTATCGGCAACTACACCAAAGCGAGATACCAAATACCTCGTTGCATTGACCGGAATCCGGTCCAAGCCTTTCAGCAGTCTTTTTTATCACTGAGGAATCTTGTCATACCTGGAGCCATACAAAATCCCTCACGTACCGATACTCGTCTGTCATAGTCAAACATGTCGTCGTCTTGTCCTTTGCACCCTGCTTCGAGGAGAGTTGTCGAACACCCTCTATCACCTACATCCATTTCACGTACCCGTCGCCAGCTCCACCTGGCTAGCGGACAATCTACAACCACCCACGATTCTTCTGGGCAAGAAGAGGTGGGCAATATACAAACTCGGTCACTCGAGACCGATCCAATGCTCCCCCGTCCTGCAACGACGCacacctcctcctccctcctTGTGTCTTCCACTGATCCCATCATCGTATTGGGGCAACTTGATCATCAAGGAGTGGTAGAAGGATATCAGGCCGACCAGACGATTGAAACGGCTGACACTTCACCTTCActtcctccgcctccgCCTGCTTCATCCACCAAGAATCCTTCCCTCCCCGCTGTCCCCTTTTCGAAAAGACTCTTCCATGCATTCGTGCACAAACCGACGCTGAGTCGGACGTGGGAGAAGAAAGCGTTtatggatgaagagaaaaaaagTGCGCCTGCGGCGATGGGAGGCGGGGAAAGTCTCCTTGAGCGGGATGATCATGATTTGGATGGGTGGTGGGTTTTCAGTCTGAAAATGAGTGTGGTCAAGTGATACAAGTAGCTAATTACTTGCGACGTTCAGTTTGGCATCTCCTCCTGCAAGATCCAAATCAAAATCCAAATCCAGACCAATGTCGCTATACGCTTCTCCAGCAGAGATTGCAGCGTTCAAGCCTTTGCCGCTCGTGTTGGACGACGAGAGGCATGTTCAAGGACATACACAGATGGCGCAAATGGGGATGCTGGCAATAACCCCTACCTAGGGATTTGAATAATATAATAATGTATTGAATCAAGTCTTGAACTATCTATGTATGTACATTCTAGCTTGGATTTTGGTTTTTAATTTGATTTTGGCTTGGTTTGATTCATCTAGTTCACGCTGTGCATTAATGTGTTTTACAGAGAAGAAACACGATGAAGGACGAGGCTTGGGTGGGGCATTGTAAATAAAATACATTGTTAATGCACGTTTGTCGTTGTAAGAAAAAGTCAGTCGGGCCTAAGACGAGAG belongs to Cryptococcus gattii WM276 chromosome I, complete sequence and includes:
- a CDS encoding viral life cycle-related protein, putative (Similar to TIGR gene model, INSD accession AAW46011.1); this translates as MTIRGLDNYLKERKLVQSCPISTLANTRLGIDATHYLNHLLTDPNSREPLVAATGGLPLAIISKIENDLRALERHAIKPVFVFPGLPLASRPPPKGPDIKAERENQIKNEAWALYDEGQAYAAVDKLVQFNNGNFVDQRDLLRSIMRLFRHRYVEYVVAPYLGIAQLAYLLQHPKGYIHAIYSSSECLMWPVERVITSSDWSNNFQFVEKVRILNDLNLTSEQFLDFGILAGSSLSRTIPLPQSEFSIKNIADLVRHHKSGISVCQNVRQEPPYKAQYYTESFWKARLAVKFSLVLTTEGACVPLPTVITPQQQAFTVQDVPGDLEEIFSPRIPDELYFHICRGLVSAQVVGWLTSAMIIEQQPLLETGEYRRFIKDVITEGPTSPRCTTIALLADILHPDWSKRRINVHYYFDPPYAPVRGAFVPFTDALTQSLIGRCSDWMVPMSNLEMELRRQNSSTIDLKLCVAALASEELVHRTFKPKGDRVLDKKDEVVANSLWRFLEVRGFVQQNHAHSLIGKALYAAYTVSRVNDRFQEPIYLILELLRAGVLHGGKWGGPEAAPLLGGPSFGDEDEQSSVRLIMRCISVLPLVSRNQQWVGPLSQELLAFNAFVRGLSKSLRQLFEAVSVHLLLSGDGRRNRDDYSDIMLSLPFQTDVNTGFGILAKSYLDATSYHNQLEPITEEMIGTERAETAKRQAILFIEENFSSVKGPVQELERGFRFWDAVMVAIRCLAEEQGPNPKLAQTVVGRDVIEQFEKADKWLKPMRP
- a CDS encoding COP9 signalosome complex subunit 5a, putative (Similar to TIGR gene model, INSD accession AAW45929.1; Jun activation domain-binding-like protein 2), which produces MASTARKTFEINNNIQVVDPSAAIFQYSREDEKLLDDEAPWRTDPHYFHTVKISAVALIKMVTHARSGGIYEIMGVMYGKVRDGTFWIMDVAALPVQGTETRVNAGNEAMEYMVNFQTANAEAGKGELLRGWYHSHPGYGCWLSGIDVNTQLNNQKFNDPYLAVVIDPNRTVSAGKVEIGAFRTYPEGYTPPAAGSSQYQSIPMDKIEDFGVHANAYYPLKVEIYKSKLDEKMLDLLWNKYWVATLSSNSLVSNLEYSTSQVQDLNAKLRAASQSISKSSSKLKLKPSQPTTKGKETTEGSDKKSKEGEKEFSGVDEEETPLNKVTQESSRITSEAQNGIISQLLKEKLFNTPLTHSVDEKSARATVQGRY
- a CDS encoding uncharacterized protein (Similar to TIGR gene model, INSD accession AAW46012.1), with the translated sequence MAFSSFAEGESEPWAVPVASSVPEPTVESALEKEKVIKDILSLRDGLRGLMVRLSEVEEENDKLAKENETLGVYVENLTRNSVVAAGNK